Within Pseudomonas brassicacearum, the genomic segment GGGTAATCGGTGCGGATGGCTCGTTGACCGGCTATGGTGGCGGACAACCGCGCAAGGCATTTCTGCTACGACTGGAGAAAGCCGCGGTGCAGGTTTCGCTGCCCCTGGCGTTTTGAGCGCCCCGGAGAACGAATACCCGATGCCTGCCTACCACGACGCCAGTGCCTTGCTGGCAAGTCTCGACCTAGACTGGCGACGTCACGTCGAGACCATCGGCCCTTGTCTGCTGCAACCCAAGCCAGCCCGCGATCCCTATGAAGCCCTGGTGCGGGCGATTGCCTACCAGCAACTGCACGCCAAGGCAGGCGATGCAATCCTCGGTCGGCTGCTGGCATTATTCCCGGCGCAGACCTTCCCCGGTCCCGGGCAGATCCTGGCGACAGACGTTGCGCAGCTGCGCGGCTGTGGGTTTTCTGCCAGCAAGATCGCGACGATCCAGGGCATCGCCCAGGCGACGCTGGACGGCATCGTGCCGGATTACGCCACCGCGCGGGCGATGGAGGATGATGTATTGATCGAACGCTTGGTCACCTTGCGCGGCGTCGGACGCTGGACCGTGGAAATGCTGCTGATCTACAGCCTCGAGCGACCGGACATCCTGCCAGCCGATGACTTTGGCGTACGCGAAGGTTATCGACGGCTCAAGGGGTTGGAGCATCAGCCCAGCCGCAAGCAGATGGCTGAGATCGGCCTGGCCTGGAGCCCATATCGGACGGTGGCGGCGTGGTATTTGTGGCGGGTGCCCAAGTGATGGAAGCTGTACCGACGCCTTCGCGAGCAAGCCCGCTCCCACACTGACCGGGCGTGTGCGGAAAATCCATGACCGACACAGATCCCCTGTGGGAGCGGGCTTGCCCGCGAAGGCGGTCACATGGTCACCCTCAACTCAACTGACAAGACGCAGACTGTCTAGGCTGTACTGAGTCATTTCCAATCCCACTGGAGGTTCCCCATGCAGCTCGAAGGATCCTGCCACTGCGGCGCGGTGTCGTTCACCCTCGACAGTGCTCACCCCTACCCTTATCAGCGCTGCTACTGCTCGATCTGCCGCAAGACCCAGGGCGGCGGCGGTTTTGCGATCAACCTGGGGGGCGATGCCCAGAGCCTGAAGGTGCGCGGTCGCAAGCACATCTCGATCTACCATGCGCGGCTCAAGGACGAAGGCGATCAACGCGCCCACCGCAGCAGTGCCGAACGACATTTCTGTTCCTTGTGCGGTTCAGGGCTATGGCTGTTCAGCCCCGAATGGCCGGACCTGATTCACCCTTTTGCCTCGGCCATTGACACACCGCTGCCGGTACCGCCGCAGCACACCCACCTGATGCTGGGTTCCAAGGCACCCTGGGTGGAAGTCGAGGCGCATCCGGGCGACCAGCAGTTCGAGGTCTATCCCCAAGAGTCAATTGCCCAGTGGCATGAGCGCCTGGGGCTGACCGTTTGAAAGGCAGCGCGGCATAACGTCCTATGCCGCAGGCACACCGCTGTGAAAACGAAACTCCACGTCCGGTGACTCGATCAGTTCCCGCTCGGCGTCACGGACCTTGTCGATCACCTGGGCAATGTCCTTGGCGTCGCCGTACTGGTAAGCCAGCTTCAGGTAGCCCTGGAAATGCCGGGCTTCGCTTTTCAGCAAGCCGAAATAGAACTTGCCCAGTTCCTCGTCCAGGTGCGGCACCAAGGCCTCGAAACGCTCGCAACTGCGGGCCTCGATGAAGGCGCCGACCACCAGGGTGTCCACCAGCTTGACCGGTTCGTGACTGCGTACCACCTTGCGCAGCCCCGAGGCATAACGCCCGGCGGAGAGCTGGCGCAAGCCGATCTTGCGCTTTTTCATCAAGCGCATGACCTGCTCGTGATGCACCAGCTCTTCCCGGGCCAGGCGCGACATCAAATTGATCAGGTCGACGTGGGAATGGTATTTGGCGATCAGGCTCAAGGCAGTGCTGGCCGCCTTGAATTCGCAGTTCTTGTGGTCGATCAGCAACGTTTCCTGGTCAGCCAGCGCGGCCTGGACCCAGGCATCGGGGGTGCGGCAACCAAGGAATTCGTGAATTTCGGGAAGATTCATGGGGCTCACGGGAAAAGGTAGTCGAGCGAAGGGCGCCGATTATACCGGCCTGCCCCCAGACCACCAGCCACCGCCGTTGATATGCATCAAGTCGACCACTCAGCCACAGCAACTAGACTGCCCACAACAACTATAGTTGAGCAATGCCAGCCCTTTCATTGCAGGAGAACACCGATCATGCAAGCCATTCGCAGCATCCTGGTGGTCATTGAGCCCGAACATTCGGAAAGCCTGGCGCTCAAGCGCGCCAAACTGATCGCTGGGGTGACCCAGGCCCACCTGCACCTGCTGGTGTGCGACAAAAAGCATGACCATGCCGGCCTGCTCAGCGTGCTCAAGGCCGCACTGCTGGCTGACGGCTACAGCGTCACCACCGAGCAGGCCTGGAACGAAAGCCTCCACGAAACCATCATCGACGTACAGCAGGCGGAAGGTTGCGGGCTGGTGATCAAGCAGCACTTCCCCGACAGCCCGCTGAAAAAAGCCCTGCTGACCCCGGCGGACTGGAAACTGCTACGCCATTGCCCGACCCCGGTGCTGCTGGTGAAAACCGCCGGTTCCTGGAAAGACAAGGTGATCCTGGCCGCCGTCGACGTTGGCAATGCCGACGGCGAGCATCGCCACCTGCACTCCACCATCATCGATCATGGCTATGACATCGCCCTCCTCGCCAAGGCCCACCTGCATGTGATCGGCGCCCATCCCTCGCCGATGCTCTCGTCCGCCGACCCGACGTTCCAGCTCAAGGAAACCATCGAAGCCCGTTACCGCGAACAATGCCGGGCGTTCCAGGCCGAATTCGACATCGATGACCAGCACCTGCACATCGAGGAAGGCCCGGCGGACGTCTTGATTCCGTTCATGGCGCGCAAGCTGCAGGCAGCGGTAACGGTGATCGGCACCGTGGCCCGCTCGGGGTTGTCCGGGGTCCTGATCGGCAACACCGCCGAGGCTGTGCTCGATACGCTGGAAAGTGATGTGCTGGTGCTCAAGCCCCAGGAGGTCGAGGATCACCTGGTGGAGTTGGCGGTCAAGGAGTGACACGCCAACCTGTGGCGAAGGGATTTATCTGTGGGAGCAAGGCTTGCCCGCGATAAAAACGACGCGGTCTCTCTGGAACCGAGGCGCCTGCATCGCGAGCAAGCTTTGCTCCCACAGCGGGGCGGTGCGACGTTTTGCTAAATCCTCTCGCCACAAAAGCTGTCAGCCGCCAATCGCATCCTTCAGGAACCCTGGGGCGATGTAACGCTGGTAATGGGCTTCGGACAAAAGGAAAAACTCCCGATCAATGGCATCGCGCAGGTCCGGCAGTTCCCAGTCGCGAAACTCCGGCATCAGCACCATGCCGTAGGCCTCCAGGTTGTTGATCACCCGTGCGCCCCGGGCGATCAACTGATAGGCCCAGCAATATTGCGACTGGTGCGGCACAAAGCGGATCTTGCGCGACTCCAGTTGCTGGCGCAGCAGTATCGGGTCGAAAACCTCCAACTTGGCCACCATCACCTGCACCAACAGCTGCTCTAGCCGCATCCACACCGCGCGTTTTTCGTCCTCGTTGTAGCCGTTCCAGTGAATCACTTCATGGTGGAACCGCTTGCAGCCACGGCACACCAGGTCACCGTAGACAGTGGAGCAAAGGCCGATGCAGGGGGTCTTGATGAGCTGGTTGGGCATAAGGAAACGCACACGCAAAAGCAGGACAGGCCGGCATGTTAGCCCTTTGTCTAAGATTGATCACCCCTCAAACTTCCAGGCCCAACTTACCTTTAATTTTTTTTTCCCGTAGAATCAGCCAGCCTTTTAAGGCGCCAATGTCCGTTAGAAGCTGTTTTCAAAGCGTCACGAGCACAGTCGTTCCTTCAGAGCGGTGTTGGCGAAGGGTCTTTCCAGCGGGGAAAGCCCAACGCCAACCCTCATCAGCTCCCCGTTCTGCAGGCGTAAAACTTTGAAAGCAGCTTCTGTGAGGAACGTGCGGAAACTCTGGCGTGGTGGCTCAAAAAGCCGCCGACGCGCATGAGTACCGTGGGTTCCTGGATGAGCGTCCCGGACACCCATTTGGGACCACTGATGAGGGTAATAACTGTGCTTGAAGCCTACCGCAAACATATCGAAGAGCGCGCAGCCCTGGGTATCGTTCCCCAGCCGCTTAACGCCGAACAAACCGCAGGCCTGATCGAGCTGCTGAAGAATCCCCCGGCTGGCGAAGAAGCTTTCCTCGTTGACCTGATCACCAATCGCGTTCCGCCTGGAGTCGACGAGGCTGCCTACGTCAAGGCCGGCTTCCTGTCCGCCCTGGCCAAGGGCCAGGCCCAATCCCCTCTGCTGGACAAGAAGCGCGCCGTTGAACTGCTCGGCACCATGCAGGGCGGCTACAACATCGTGACCCTGGTAGAGCTGCTGGACGACGCCGAGCTGGCGCCGGTAGCCGCCGAAGAACTCAAGCACACCCTGCTGATGTTCGATGCCTTCCACGACGTGGCTGAAAAAGCCAAGAACGGCAACGCTCACGCCAAAGCCGTGCTGCAATCCTGGGCTGACGGCGAGTGGTTCAAGAAGCGCCCGGTGCTGGCCGACAAGATCAGCC encodes:
- a CDS encoding DNA-3-methyladenine glycosylase family protein; this encodes MPAYHDASALLASLDLDWRRHVETIGPCLLQPKPARDPYEALVRAIAYQQLHAKAGDAILGRLLALFPAQTFPGPGQILATDVAQLRGCGFSASKIATIQGIAQATLDGIVPDYATARAMEDDVLIERLVTLRGVGRWTVEMLLIYSLERPDILPADDFGVREGYRRLKGLEHQPSRKQMAEIGLAWSPYRTVAAWYLWRVPK
- a CDS encoding GFA family protein, translating into MQLEGSCHCGAVSFTLDSAHPYPYQRCYCSICRKTQGGGGFAINLGGDAQSLKVRGRKHISIYHARLKDEGDQRAHRSSAERHFCSLCGSGLWLFSPEWPDLIHPFASAIDTPLPVPPQHTHLMLGSKAPWVEVEAHPGDQQFEVYPQESIAQWHERLGLTV
- a CDS encoding tRNA-(ms[2]io[6]A)-hydroxylase — protein: MNLPEIHEFLGCRTPDAWVQAALADQETLLIDHKNCEFKAASTALSLIAKYHSHVDLINLMSRLAREELVHHEQVMRLMKKRKIGLRQLSAGRYASGLRKVVRSHEPVKLVDTLVVGAFIEARSCERFEALVPHLDEELGKFYFGLLKSEARHFQGYLKLAYQYGDAKDIAQVIDKVRDAERELIESPDVEFRFHSGVPAA
- a CDS encoding universal stress protein, with amino-acid sequence MQAIRSILVVIEPEHSESLALKRAKLIAGVTQAHLHLLVCDKKHDHAGLLSVLKAALLADGYSVTTEQAWNESLHETIIDVQQAEGCGLVIKQHFPDSPLKKALLTPADWKLLRHCPTPVLLVKTAGSWKDKVILAAVDVGNADGEHRHLHSTIIDHGYDIALLAKAHLHVIGAHPSPMLSSADPTFQLKETIEARYREQCRAFQAEFDIDDQHLHIEEGPADVLIPFMARKLQAAVTVIGTVARSGLSGVLIGNTAEAVLDTLESDVLVLKPQEVEDHLVELAVKE
- a CDS encoding DUF1289 domain-containing protein, with amino-acid sequence MPNQLIKTPCIGLCSTVYGDLVCRGCKRFHHEVIHWNGYNEDEKRAVWMRLEQLLVQVMVAKLEVFDPILLRQQLESRKIRFVPHQSQYCWAYQLIARGARVINNLEAYGMVLMPEFRDWELPDLRDAIDREFFLLSEAHYQRYIAPGFLKDAIGG